A region of the Arsenicicoccus dermatophilus genome:
AGGTCGGGGACCAGGACCGGCTTGCCGTCCCGGATGGCGAAGGTGGTGAGGGTGCGGTTGGTGAGCTTGAGGATGGCCTGGCTGTCCACGTAGTACTGACGCGTAGGATCGAGCGTCTCCGGCACTCCCTGGCTACGGACCGTGAGGTGACCCCCGCGGCGGGCGCCCTCGATCGGGGCGGCCGGGCCCTTGGCCTGCGGGTCCAGCTGGGAGGCGCTGGTCTGGGAGGACGTGGGGGCGCCGTTCTCCCCGGAGGACAGCGCGGTCAGGGGCGACGAGCAGGCGACGACGGTCGCCAGGCTTGCGAGCGCGAGGGCAGCGCGGCCGGGACGGCGCAGAGGGACTCGCATGACGGACTCCTGGGAAGACGGGGACCATCGGTGAGGGCTCGATGGTGCTGTCACCCTAGTAGCACGCTTCGTGACGGTCACGAACGATGCATGAACGGATCAGGCATGCAGCCATTTGGAGACCACAGCCGGGCTATGGTGTCACTCAGCGACGCGAGTGCAGGACCTTGCGCAACCATTCCCACCGCGGCGCCAGTCGTTCCTCGAAGCCGCGGTGCGTCGGGTGGTAGTAGTCGGCGGTCCCGTCGAGGTCGTCCGGGAGGTACTGCTGCGGCGCCACCCCGTCGGGCTGGTCGTGCGCATAGACGTACCCCGCCCCGTGACCGAGCCGGGTGGCCCCGGCGTAGCCGCTCCCGCGCAGCGCAGCCGGCACCGCACCCCCGCGCCCGGCCCTGACGTCGGCGATCGCGGCGTTGATCCCCAGGTAGGCGGCGTTCGACTTGGGGGCCAGCGCGACGTGGACCACGGCCTGGGCCAGGACGATCCGCGCCTCCGGCATGCCGATCTGGGCAACGGCGTGCAGCGCCGCGACCGCGGTCTGGAGGGCGGTGGGGTCCGCCATACCGACCTCCTCGGAGGCCGCGATGACGATGCGCCGGGCGATGAACCTCGGGTCCTCCCCCGCCTCGAGCATCCGGGCGAGGTAGTGCAAGGACGCGTCGACGTCGCTCCCCCGCATCGACTTGATCAGCGCGGACGCCACGTCGTAGTGCTGGTCACCGGTCTTGTCGTAGCGCACCGGCGCCCGCTCGACCGCCTGCTCCACGTGAGCCGCGGTGATCAGGACCGGTCCCTCCTCGACCGCACCCGCCGGCTGGTCGCCCAGCGCCACTCCCGCGGCCCCCTCCAGGGCGGTCAGGGCCCGCCGGGCGTCTCCCCCGCTGGTCCGCACCAGGTGCTCGCGCGCGTCGTCGTCCAGCGTGAACTCCCCGGCCAGGCCGCGCTCCTCGACGAGTGCGGCAGCAAGGACCTCGCCTACCTCGGCGTCCGAGAGGGAGGTCAGCGTCACCAGCACCGACCGGGACAGCAGCGGGGCGACGACGGAGAAGGAGGGGTTCTCGGTCGTGGCCGCCACCAGGACGACCAGACGGTTCTCCACCGCGGGCAGCAGGGCGTCCTGCTGAGCCTTGGTGAACCGGTGGATCTCGTCGAGGAAGAGCACGGTGGTGCGGTCGTAGAGATCGCGCTCGCGCACCGCCTCCTCCACCACGCGACGGACGTCCTTGACGCCGGCCGTGATCGCCGACAGCTCGACGAACCGGCGACCGGCAGCCGTGGCGACCAGGTGCGCGAGCGTGGTCTTGCCGGTGCCCGGAGGACCCCACAGGATCGCCGAGAGGGGTCCGACCGCACCGGAGTGCCCCTCGATCAGGCGCCGCAGCGGGCTGCCCGGCCGCAGCGCGGCACCCTGACCCCGGACCTCCGCAAGCGAGCGCGGGCGCATCCGCACGGCGAGCGGCGCGAGCGTCGCGGCGTATGCCGGGGGCTGCGCCCCGGACGCACCGTCACCTGCGACGGCCGGGGCAGGCTCGGGTCCGGCCGCCGGCGCGCGGTCGCCCGCCTCCTGCGCCGAGCGGGCTCCGCTGAACAGATCGGGCTCGTCCACCTCGTCATGATCCCAGACGCGCAGGTCGCCGGGGGTCCCCACCGGCACCGAACCTGGGAGATCGCGGACGTGTGTATCGATGCGTCACGCATGGTCACGAAACGATATCGACGTCGTTCCTGATCTGGACCTGAGGACTTCCGGCCCTAGAGTGACGCCCAAGGTTTCGGCTGGTTCCGGATGCAGCGTCGCTCCGGCCGACCGAGATCCGCCTTGGCCGCCATCAGCCAGGGCCAGAGCATGGCCCGTCCCATCACCGGGCCCATCGAGGAGGTCAACCACCATGCGAGCCACCACTCGCCTCACCCTCACCGCGACCCTGTCCGCGACCGCCGTCCTCCTGACGGCGTGCGGCGGTGGCTCCAGCGAGTCCACCTCGTCGGCGGGCGGCAGCGGCGCCGCGGGATCCGGCGCCAAGGGCGGCCAGATCACCGTCCGCGGCTGCAACCCGGAGAACCCGCTCGTCCCGGGCGCCACCACCGAGACCTGCGGCGGCGACGTGATCGACGCGACCACCTCGCGCCTCGTGCACTACAACGTCGACACGGCCAAGCCCGAGAACGACCTGGCCGAGTCCATCGAGACCAAGGACAACAAGCTCTTCACCGTCAAGCTGAAGAAGGGCTCGAAGTTCTCCGACGGCACCGAGGTCAAGGCCAAGAACTTCGTCGACGCCTGGAACTACACCGCGCTGTCGACCAACGCGCAGGGCGCGGCGTACTTCATGGAGCCCATCGCGGGCTACGCCGACCTGCAGGCGGAGAAGGGTTCCACCCCCAAGGCCAAGGTCATGTCGGGCCTGAAGGTCGTGGACGACTACACCTTCACCGTCACCACCACCGACCCGATCTCCAACCTCCCCGAGCGCCTCGGCTACTCGGCCTTCGCCCCGCTGCCGGACGCGTTCTTCAAGGACCCCAAGGCCTTCGGCGACAAGCCGATCGGTGCCGGTCCCTTCATGGTGGACACCTGGACCAAGAACCAGTCGATCGTCCTGAAGAAGAACCCCAACTACCAGGGCTCCCGCAAGCCCGGCGTGGACCAGATCACCTTCAAGATCTACCAGGACTCGACCGCCGCCTACAACGACGTGGTGGCCGGCAACCTGGACGTCACGGACGAGGTCCCCACCTCGGCCCTCGCCGGCGACAAGTACAAGCAGGACCTTCCGGACCGCAACGCGCAGAAGGAGTACGGCGGCTTCTCCTCGGTCACCTTCGCCTCCCCGAAGGCCGACCCCTCGGTCCAGAACCCGAAGGTCCGCCAGGCCATCTCGATGGCCATCGACCGGCAGGCCATCATCGACTCGCAGTTCAACGGCTCGCGCACCGTCGCCACCGGCTGGGTCTCCCCGACCGTCAACGGCTACAAGGCCGGTGCATGCGGCGAGTACTGCACCTTCGACGCCGCCAAGGCCAAGGCCAAGCTCGCCGAGGCCGGTGGCTTCAAGGGAAAGCTGACGCTGTCCTACAACGCCGACGCCTCGCACAAGGACTGGTCCGAGGCGACCTGCCAGTCCATCAAGGACGCCCTGCAGATCGACTGCGTCGCCACCCCGGTGGTGGACTTCAAGACCTTCCGCACCCAGGTCAAGAGCCGCGAGATGAAGGGCATGTTCCGCACCGGCTGGCAGATGGACTACCCGTCGATCGAGAACTTCCTCACCCCGATCTTCGCGACCGGTGCGTCCTCCAACGACGGCGACTACACCGACCCGGCTTTCGACGCCAAGCTCAAGGAGGCCGCCGCGGCCACCGATCCGGCCAAGGCCAACGAGCTGTACCAGCAGGCCGAGGGCATGCTGAAGGAGACCATGCCGGCGATCCCGCTGTGGTACCCCAAGGCCACCGTCGGCTGGTCGGACAAGGTCACCAACGTCAAGATCACGGCCTTCGGCAAGCCGGACTACGCGGGCGTCACCCTCAAGTGACCCTCGGCGCCTCGGCGCTGACGTGAGCACCAGATCGTGGGTGCCCGGCTCCAGGAGCCGGGCACCCATGCCTGTCCCGCGGTCGATGCGTAGGTATGCCCCACTCGGCATACCCCGCCGGTCGATGCCCTTCGGAAGGGCGCTAGCCTCGGGGCGGCCCAGCTCTCCCATCGGTCCCATGCGGGACTCAGACCCAGCCATCACGTGCAACGACGCCTCTGGGGCCAGGCGGCAGCATCCCCCTGTCGTCCGCAGGACGTCGAGCCACGACCGGAGCCCCACGCTCCGGGCCGTCTGCGGCCCAGCCGCAGGCACGACCACCTGAGGAGGTGTCGTGACCAAATACATCATTCGCCGGCTCCTGCAGATGATCCCGGTGATCATCGGAGCGACGTTCCTGATCTTTGCCATGGTGTTCGCCCTGCCGGGCGATCCCACCGCCGGCAAGTGCGGCGAACGCCCCTGCTCCCCCGCGTACATCGAGAAGTTCCGGGCGGAGCACAACCTCGACGACCCGCTCGTCGTCCAGTACGGCAAGTACATGGGCAAGCTCGCCCAGGGCGACCTCGGCACGAACTTCTACAACATCCCCGTGGCCAAGGACCTGTCGACGCGCTACGTGGTGACCGCCCAGCTCGCCGGCATCGCCATCGTCTTCGAGATCCTCATCGGTCTGACCGCCGGTGTCCTCGCAGGCATCCGCAAGGGGAAGTTCATCGACCAGTTGGTCATGGTGTCCACGCTCGTCGCGATCTCGATCCCGAGCTTCGTCATCGGCTCGACCTTGCAGTACTTCCTGGGCGTCAAGCTCAAGTGGTTCCCCGTCACGGCGGCCAACGACCCGACGCTGTACGACCTCATCCTGCCGGGCTTCGTGCTGGGGTCGCTGTCGATCGCCTACGTCGCCCGCCTGATGCGCACCAACCTCGTCGAGAACCTCCGCGCCGACTACGTGCGGACGGCCATCGCCAAGGGCCTCACCCGCCAGCGGGCCATCGGCCTGCACGCGATGCGCAACTCGATGATCCCGGTCGTCACCGCCTGGGGGCCGACTTCGGCGGCCTCCTCGGCGGCGCCATCATCACCGAGCGCATCTTCAACATCCGAGGGGTCGGTGGCTACATCTTCACGGGCATCCACAACCGCGACGGCATCGCCGTCGTCTCCGCCGTGACGATGCTGGTGCTCGTCTTCCTCGTCGTCAACCTGCTCATCGACCTGCTCTACGGTCTGCTCGACCCAAGGATCAGCCATGACTGACGCCAACACCGCCACCGTCGCCGCCGCCGAGGTGGCACCGGGTCCCCAGCAGGGGTCCGACGGCGAGGCCCGCTCGCTGTGGTCCGACGCCTGGCGCATGCTCCGGCGCAGCCCGGTCTTCTGGATCTCGCTGGCGCTCATCCTCGTGTTCCTGCTCATGGCGATCCTGCCGCAGCTGTTCACCCAGCTCGACCCCCAGTCGGGGTCGCTGCGCCAGGTCCGCAAGGCGCCGAGCGCGGAGCACTGGTTCGGGACCGACAAGCAGGGCCGCGACATCTACGCCCGTACGATCTACGGCGCCCGCGCCTCGATCATCGTGGGCGTCCTGACCACCATCGCCACCACCCTGGTCGGCGCGACCTTCGGCATCATGGCCGGCTACCTCGGCGGCTGGCTGGACGCGCTGCTCATGCGCGTCACCGACGTGTTCTTCGCCATCCCGATGCTGCTCGGCGGCATCCTGTTCATGGCCTCCTTCCCGTCGGACGCCAACACCGGCTACTGGACCGTCGTGGGCAAGGTCGTCCTCGTGATGACCGTCTTCGGCTGGCCGAGCATCGCCCGGCTGATGCGGTCGGCCGTGCTGCAGGTGAAGTCCCTGGAGTACGTGCAGGCGGCCCGCGCCCTCGGTGCCCGTCCTGGCCGCATCATCCTGGGGCACATCCTCCCCAACGCCGTCGCCCCGGTCATCGTCGTCGCCACGATCAACCTGGGCGCCTACATCGCCACCGAGGCGGCGCTGTCCTTCCTCGGTATCGGGCTCGTGTCGCCCACCATCTCGTGGGGTGTCGCGATCTCCGACGCCCTCGACATGGTCCGGACGGCGCCTCACCTCCTGCTCTTCCCCAGCCTGTTCCTGAGCCTCGCGGTCCTGGCCTTCATCCTCCTGGGTGACGCCATCCGTGACGCCCTGGACCCCAAGACGCGATGAGGGGCTGACCTTTCATGACCACCACCTCCCACCGGCGCCCGGCGCCCACCGAGGGCACCACCGCCTACCAGCCCCACGACGGGCGTCTCCTCGACGTCGAGGACCTCCACGTCGAGTTCCACACGCCTGACGGCGTCGCCAAGGCCATCAACGGCGTGAACTTCACGCTGGACCAGGGCGAGACCCTGGCGATCCTCGGCGAGTCCGGCTCCGGCAAGTCCGTCACCGCCCAGGCCATCATGGGCATCCTGGACATGCCCCCGGCCACGATCCCCCAGGGCTCGGTCCGCTACTGCGGGCAGGAGCTGCTGACGATGCCGGAGGACAAGCGCCGGCACGTCCGCGGCCCGGAGATCTCGATGATCTTCCAGGACGCGCTGAGCTCGTTGAACCCCGTGTTCCCCGTGGGCTGGCAGATCGCCGAGATGTTCCGGCAGCACCGGGGCATGAACCGGTCCGACGCGATCGCCAACGCCGTCCGACTCATGGAGCGGGTGCAGATCCCCGCCGCCAAGGAGCGGGTGAAGTCCTTCCCGCACCAGTTCTCCGGGGTATGCGTCAGCGCATCATGATCGCCATGGCCATCGCGCTGGACCCG
Encoded here:
- a CDS encoding replication-associated recombination protein A, with amino-acid sequence MRPRSLAEVRGQGAALRPGSPLRRLIEGHSGAVGPLSAILWGPPGTGKTTLAHLVATAAGRRFVELSAITAGVKDVRRVVEEAVRERDLYDRTTVLFLDEIHRFTKAQQDALLPAVENRLVVLVAATTENPSFSVVAPLLSRSVLVTLTSLSDAEVGEVLAAALVEERGLAGEFTLDDDAREHLVRTSGGDARRALTALEGAAGVALGDQPAGAVEEGPVLITAAHVEQAVERAPVRYDKTGDQHYDVASALIKSMRGSDVDASLHYLARMLEAGEDPRFIARRIVIAASEEVGMADPTALQTAVAALHAVAQIGMPEARIVLAQAVVHVALAPKSNAAYLGINAAIADVRAGRGGAVPAALRGSGYAGATRLGHGAGYVYAHDQPDGVAPQQYLPDDLDGTADYYHPTHRGFEERLAPRWEWLRKVLHSRR
- a CDS encoding ABC transporter permease produces the protein MTDANTATVAAAEVAPGPQQGSDGEARSLWSDAWRMLRRSPVFWISLALILVFLLMAILPQLFTQLDPQSGSLRQVRKAPSAEHWFGTDKQGRDIYARTIYGARASIIVGVLTTIATTLVGATFGIMAGYLGGWLDALLMRVTDVFFAIPMLLGGILFMASFPSDANTGYWTVVGKVVLVMTVFGWPSIARLMRSAVLQVKSLEYVQAARALGARPGRIILGHILPNAVAPVIVVATINLGAYIATEAALSFLGIGLVSPTISWGVAISDALDMVRTAPHLLLFPSLFLSLAVLAFILLGDAIRDALDPKTR
- a CDS encoding peptide ABC transporter substrate-binding protein; the encoded protein is MRATTRLTLTATLSATAVLLTACGGGSSESTSSAGGSGAAGSGAKGGQITVRGCNPENPLVPGATTETCGGDVIDATTSRLVHYNVDTAKPENDLAESIETKDNKLFTVKLKKGSKFSDGTEVKAKNFVDAWNYTALSTNAQGAAYFMEPIAGYADLQAEKGSTPKAKVMSGLKVVDDYTFTVTTTDPISNLPERLGYSAFAPLPDAFFKDPKAFGDKPIGAGPFMVDTWTKNQSIVLKKNPNYQGSRKPGVDQITFKIYQDSTAAYNDVVAGNLDVTDEVPTSALAGDKYKQDLPDRNAQKEYGGFSSVTFASPKADPSVQNPKVRQAISMAIDRQAIIDSQFNGSRTVATGWVSPTVNGYKAGACGEYCTFDAAKAKAKLAEAGGFKGKLTLSYNADASHKDWSEATCQSIKDALQIDCVATPVVDFKTFRTQVKSREMKGMFRTGWQMDYPSIENFLTPIFATGASSNDGDYTDPAFDAKLKEAAAATDPAKANELYQQAEGMLKETMPAIPLWYPKATVGWSDKVTNVKITAFGKPDYAGVTLK